Proteins encoded by one window of Kribbella italica:
- a CDS encoding HAD-IIA family hydrolase → MTDKRESPAPLSACDEPLASRYDVALLDLDGVVYVGPDPVPDAPENLRKAAKEGLRIGYITNNASRPASVVAEHLASFGLEVIAEDVVTSAQAAAKLIAEEFPKGSPVLVVGGEGLTSALEEYELLPVRSSDARPVAVAQGFHPDVSWVMLADGAHAINEGAKWYATNLDLTIPTAGGMAPGNGTLVQAIRAAVEVDPVVAGKPEPPLLETSIERLKAKKPLMIGDRLDSDIAGAHAVGIASLWVATGVHDAHDLARAPKEQRPTYVAPDLSALAQKQPGVKVDGARHTCGGWTAEVVSGAVAIKGEGEPYDGLRAILSAVWTATDEPAPKAKPAAKAVGRGRRPLPKPGPALGSIAIDAALHRVGLDK, encoded by the coding sequence ATGACTGACAAGCGCGAATCACCCGCACCACTGTCCGCTTGTGACGAACCGCTCGCCAGTCGGTACGACGTGGCGCTGCTGGATCTCGACGGGGTCGTCTACGTCGGACCGGACCCGGTCCCGGACGCGCCGGAGAACCTCCGCAAGGCCGCCAAGGAAGGGCTGCGGATCGGGTACATCACCAACAACGCGAGCCGGCCGGCCTCGGTGGTCGCCGAGCACCTCGCGTCGTTCGGGCTGGAGGTGATCGCGGAGGACGTGGTCACGTCGGCGCAGGCGGCGGCGAAGCTGATCGCGGAGGAGTTCCCGAAGGGGTCTCCGGTGCTCGTGGTCGGTGGCGAGGGGCTGACGTCGGCGCTGGAGGAGTACGAGCTGTTGCCCGTCCGGTCCAGCGACGCGCGGCCGGTGGCGGTCGCGCAGGGGTTCCACCCGGACGTGAGCTGGGTGATGCTCGCCGACGGCGCGCACGCGATCAACGAGGGCGCGAAGTGGTACGCGACGAATCTCGACCTGACGATCCCGACGGCGGGTGGGATGGCGCCGGGGAACGGGACGCTGGTCCAGGCCATTCGCGCCGCGGTGGAGGTCGATCCGGTGGTGGCGGGCAAGCCTGAGCCGCCGTTGCTGGAGACGAGCATCGAGCGGTTGAAGGCGAAGAAGCCGTTGATGATCGGGGACCGGCTCGACTCCGACATCGCCGGGGCGCACGCGGTGGGGATCGCGAGCTTGTGGGTGGCCACCGGGGTGCACGACGCGCACGACCTGGCGCGGGCGCCGAAGGAGCAGCGGCCGACGTACGTCGCGCCTGATCTGAGCGCGCTGGCGCAGAAACAGCCGGGCGTGAAGGTCGACGGCGCGAGGCACACGTGCGGTGGGTGGACGGCCGAGGTCGTCAGCGGTGCCGTCGCGATCAAGGGCGAGGGCGAGCCGTACGACGGGCTGCGGGCGATCCTGTCGGCGGTCTGGACGGCGACCGACGAGCCCGCTCCGAAGGCCAAGCCGGCCGCGAAGGCGGTCGGGCGGGGCCGGCGGCCACTGCCGAAGCCGGGGCCGGCGCTGGGCTCGATCGCGATCGACGCCGCGCTGCACCGGGTGGGGCTGGACAAGTAG
- a CDS encoding copper transporter: protein MIDFRYHIVSIVAIFFALGAGVVLGAGPLKGTASQVVADQAERDRTALEQARTDAIAAKSLDKYRDDYVAKVTAGLTDGKLTGRKIVIVTMPSAEGDLTNAVEDSLESAGGQVTTRVALDSKLFDQGQRQLIEPLVNELVTPDITFAPDSNTYQRAGQILARSVLAKELNKPVDAESTKIISGMSDSKLLSVKPTPKDRADLVVVVAAKPPTPLPDNSSYTDAVDFVEGLDLGSAGAVVAGMPESAQNGGMLKALRGDNDATKIVSSVDVANMPSGQATVVFALVEQAGGKAGQYGGVDAKNGVAPTAAQAKEN from the coding sequence GTGATCGACTTTCGCTACCACATCGTCTCGATCGTGGCGATCTTCTTCGCCCTCGGAGCCGGCGTGGTGCTCGGTGCCGGACCACTCAAGGGCACCGCGTCCCAGGTCGTCGCCGACCAGGCCGAACGGGACCGGACGGCGCTGGAGCAGGCCCGGACCGACGCGATCGCGGCCAAGTCGCTGGACAAGTACCGCGACGACTACGTCGCGAAGGTGACGGCGGGGCTGACCGACGGCAAGCTGACCGGCCGGAAGATCGTGATCGTCACCATGCCCAGCGCCGAGGGCGACCTGACCAACGCGGTCGAGGACTCGCTGGAGAGCGCCGGCGGCCAGGTGACCACGCGGGTCGCGCTGGACAGCAAGCTGTTCGACCAGGGACAGCGGCAGCTGATCGAGCCGCTGGTGAACGAGCTGGTCACGCCGGACATCACGTTCGCGCCCGACAGCAACACCTACCAGCGGGCCGGCCAGATCCTGGCCCGCAGCGTGCTGGCCAAGGAGCTGAACAAGCCCGTCGACGCCGAGTCGACCAAGATCATCAGCGGGATGTCGGACTCCAAGCTCCTCTCGGTCAAGCCCACCCCGAAGGACCGCGCCGACCTGGTCGTCGTGGTCGCCGCGAAGCCGCCGACGCCGCTGCCCGACAACTCGTCGTACACCGACGCCGTGGACTTCGTCGAGGGCCTCGACCTGGGCAGCGCCGGCGCGGTCGTCGCGGGCATGCCGGAGAGCGCGCAGAACGGCGGGATGCTGAAGGCCTTGCGCGGCGACAACGACGCCACCAAGATCGTCTCCTCGGTGGATGTCGCGAACATGCCGAGCGGCCAGGCCACGGTCGTCTTCGCCCTGGTCGAGCAGGCCGGCGGCAAGGCCGGCCAGTACGGCGGGGTCGACGCGAAGAACGGTGTGGCGCCGACCGCGGCGCAGGCGAAGGAGAACTGA
- a CDS encoding tRNA-dihydrouridine synthase, translated as MTAHPALSPTTLGPLGLPNRLTVAPMTRTSATPDGVPTLEMAEYYAGFAAGGFGLVVTEGTYTDPLYSQAYLNQPGLVTAAHVEGWREVTHQVHANGGRIIAQLMHAGAISQGNPYAEGTVGPSAIQPLGEMMPDYGGRGPWPAPRELTAVDLDLVVEGFVTAALNALAAGFDGVELHGANGYLLDQFLTDYTNQRTDAYGGSVSNRVRLIARIAAAVVAAVPASFVVGVRLSQTKVNDLVHRWAGGAADAAVIFPAVADAGASYLHIASEGRKWIDTARLAGGQTITGLARRLTGLPVIVNGGMHDPAQAAQVLDDGHADLLAIARGALANPDLPRRLAEGRELAAFDRTMLHPAVTLANAQAWQAVRS; from the coding sequence ATGACTGCCCATCCCGCTCTGTCCCCAACGACTCTCGGCCCGCTCGGACTCCCGAACCGTCTGACCGTCGCACCGATGACCCGGACGTCGGCGACGCCCGACGGCGTACCGACCCTGGAGATGGCCGAGTACTACGCCGGCTTCGCGGCCGGCGGTTTCGGGCTGGTCGTCACCGAGGGCACCTACACGGATCCCCTGTACAGCCAGGCCTATCTCAACCAGCCAGGCCTCGTCACCGCCGCGCACGTGGAGGGCTGGCGCGAGGTGACGCACCAGGTCCACGCCAACGGCGGCCGGATCATCGCCCAGCTGATGCACGCCGGCGCGATCTCCCAGGGCAACCCGTACGCCGAGGGCACGGTCGGCCCGTCCGCGATCCAGCCGCTCGGCGAGATGATGCCCGACTACGGCGGCCGCGGCCCGTGGCCGGCCCCGCGCGAGCTGACGGCGGTCGACCTCGATCTGGTCGTCGAAGGTTTCGTGACGGCCGCGCTCAACGCTCTCGCCGCCGGGTTCGACGGCGTCGAACTGCACGGCGCGAACGGCTACCTGCTCGACCAGTTCCTCACCGACTACACCAACCAGCGCACCGACGCGTACGGCGGTTCGGTGTCCAACCGCGTCCGGCTGATCGCCCGGATCGCCGCCGCGGTGGTCGCCGCCGTCCCCGCGTCGTTCGTCGTCGGCGTTCGGCTGTCGCAGACCAAGGTGAACGACCTCGTGCACCGCTGGGCCGGTGGCGCCGCGGACGCCGCGGTGATCTTCCCGGCGGTGGCCGACGCCGGAGCGTCGTACCTGCACATCGCTAGCGAGGGGCGGAAGTGGATCGACACGGCCCGGCTCGCTGGAGGCCAGACCATCACCGGACTGGCTCGTCGGCTCACCGGCCTGCCCGTGATCGTCAACGGCGGCATGCACGACCCGGCCCAGGCCGCCCAGGTGCTGGACGACGGGCACGCCGACCTGCTGGCGATCGCCCGGGGAGCACTGGCCAACCCGGACCTGCCACGGCGCCTGGCTGAAGGCCGTGAGCTGGCAGCGTTCGACCGGACCATGCTGCACCCGGCGGTCACGCTGGCGAACGCCCAGGCGTGGCAGGCTGTCAGGTCATGA
- the recN gene encoding DNA repair protein RecN produces the protein MLSEIRITGLGVIEDATLELDPGFTAVTGETGAGKTMVVTGVNMLLGGRADSGLVRHGVRRARVEGRASKVPRSIVQQAEDRGGELDDDELLIARELSSEGRSRAFLGGASVPVSVLAEVSGDLVAIHGQADQWRLLQPARQRETLDTFAGKPVLAPLGEYATAYRRHREVEAELTELTTRQRDRLAEADLLRFGLDEIAKAEPLAGEDVELAAEEGRLAYADGLRTAATTAGEALASEDLDATRPGDVLGLLSLAKQVLDGEREHDPKLAELADRAGELGYLAADLAGELSSYVADVDTDPARLAVVSERRSLLTGLVRKYGDAEGTVDEVIEWTKRSAERLIELDGSDERVEQLTAERGELQAQLTELGGTIGAARREAAARLGVAVSEELSGLAMPHATLTVEVHETTPGPYGADEIEFCFAANPGSPARPLQKAASGGELSRVMLALEVILSDTHPVPTLVFDEIDAGIGGRAAVEVGKRLARLAEKAQVIVVTHLPQVAAFADRHAVVLKSDDGSVTTSGLVALDDDARLKELSRMMAGLENSDAAQAHAEELLALAAERRTKPRKKKR, from the coding sequence ATGCTCTCGGAGATCCGCATCACCGGGCTCGGCGTGATCGAGGACGCCACGCTGGAGCTCGATCCGGGGTTCACCGCGGTCACCGGCGAGACCGGCGCGGGCAAGACGATGGTCGTGACCGGGGTGAACATGCTGCTCGGCGGCCGCGCCGACAGCGGTCTGGTCCGGCACGGCGTCCGGCGGGCGCGGGTCGAGGGGCGGGCGAGCAAGGTGCCGCGCTCGATCGTGCAGCAGGCCGAGGACCGGGGCGGCGAGCTGGACGACGACGAGCTGCTGATCGCGCGGGAGCTGTCGTCGGAGGGTCGTTCCCGGGCGTTCCTCGGTGGGGCGTCGGTGCCGGTCTCAGTGCTCGCGGAGGTCTCCGGTGACCTGGTCGCGATCCACGGCCAGGCCGACCAGTGGCGGCTGCTCCAGCCGGCCCGGCAGCGCGAGACGCTGGACACCTTCGCGGGCAAGCCGGTGCTGGCTCCGCTCGGTGAGTACGCGACGGCGTACCGGCGGCACCGGGAGGTCGAGGCCGAGCTGACCGAGCTGACGACCCGGCAGCGCGACCGGCTGGCCGAGGCCGACCTGCTGCGCTTCGGGCTGGACGAGATCGCCAAGGCGGAGCCGCTGGCCGGTGAGGACGTGGAGCTGGCCGCGGAGGAGGGCAGGCTCGCGTACGCCGACGGCCTGCGGACCGCGGCGACCACAGCGGGTGAGGCGCTCGCGTCGGAGGACCTGGACGCGACCCGGCCGGGCGACGTACTGGGCCTGCTGTCGCTGGCCAAGCAGGTGCTCGACGGCGAGCGCGAGCACGACCCGAAGCTGGCCGAGCTGGCTGACCGGGCCGGTGAGCTGGGCTACCTGGCCGCGGATCTGGCCGGCGAACTTTCGTCGTACGTCGCGGACGTCGACACCGACCCGGCGCGGCTGGCGGTCGTCAGTGAGCGGCGCAGCCTGCTGACCGGTCTGGTGCGCAAGTACGGCGATGCCGAAGGCACCGTCGACGAGGTGATCGAGTGGACCAAGCGGTCCGCCGAGCGCCTGATCGAGCTGGACGGCAGCGACGAGCGGGTCGAGCAGCTGACCGCCGAGCGCGGCGAGCTGCAGGCCCAGCTGACCGAGCTGGGCGGCACGATCGGTGCGGCCCGCCGGGAAGCGGCCGCGCGGCTCGGGGTCGCAGTGTCGGAGGAGCTGAGCGGCCTGGCGATGCCGCACGCGACGCTGACCGTCGAGGTGCACGAGACGACACCAGGCCCGTACGGCGCGGACGAGATCGAGTTCTGCTTCGCGGCGAACCCGGGCAGCCCGGCCCGCCCGCTGCAGAAGGCGGCGTCGGGCGGTGAGCTGTCGCGCGTGATGCTGGCGCTCGAGGTGATCCTGTCCGACACCCACCCGGTGCCGACGCTGGTGTTCGACGAGATCGACGCCGGGATCGGTGGCCGGGCCGCGGTCGAGGTCGGCAAGCGGCTGGCCCGGCTGGCGGAGAAGGCGCAGGTGATCGTGGTCACCCACCTGCCGCAGGTGGCCGCGTTCGCGGACCGTCACGCCGTCGTCCTGAAGAGTGACGACGGGTCGGTCACCACCAGCGGTCTGGTCGCCCTCGACGACGACGCCCGGCTGAAGGAGCTGTCGCGGATGATGGCCGGCCTGGAGAACTCCGACGCGGCCCAGGCGCACGCCGAGGAGCTGCTCGCGCTGGCTGCGGAGCGTCGTACCAAACCGCGGAAGAAGAAGCGCTGA
- a CDS encoding TlyA family rRNA (cytidine-2'-O)-methyltransferase — translation MAKGGVKRSRLDAELVRRGLARSREHASELVAAGKVKVAGTVATKPATGVGADAAILVDTSETDDPGYASRGAHKLIGALEAFSGVQVKGRRALDAGASTGGFTDVLLRNDAESVIAVDVGYGQLVWALQTDDRVTVMDRTNVRTLTLEAIGGDPVDLVVSDLSFISLTLVMPALLGVVKEDGDLVLMVKPQFEVGKERLGKGGVVRDPELRAGSVRGVAAKAAELGWGVQGVAASPLPGPSGNVEYFLWIRRSAPPLDETMLLEAVQNGPQ, via the coding sequence GTGGCCAAGGGAGGCGTCAAGCGGTCTCGGCTCGATGCGGAGCTGGTACGGCGTGGGCTGGCTCGGTCGCGCGAGCATGCGAGTGAGCTGGTCGCGGCCGGGAAGGTGAAGGTCGCGGGCACCGTCGCGACCAAGCCCGCCACCGGCGTGGGCGCCGACGCGGCGATTCTCGTCGACACGTCCGAGACCGACGACCCGGGCTATGCGAGCCGCGGCGCGCACAAGCTGATCGGCGCCCTGGAAGCCTTCAGCGGCGTCCAGGTCAAAGGCCGTCGCGCCCTCGACGCGGGCGCGTCGACCGGCGGCTTCACCGACGTACTGCTGCGCAACGACGCCGAGAGCGTGATCGCCGTCGACGTCGGCTACGGCCAGCTCGTCTGGGCGCTGCAGACCGACGACCGCGTGACGGTGATGGACCGGACCAACGTCCGTACGCTCACTCTCGAGGCGATCGGCGGCGACCCGGTCGATCTGGTGGTCAGCGACCTCAGCTTCATCTCGCTCACCCTGGTGATGCCGGCGCTGCTCGGCGTGGTCAAGGAGGACGGCGACCTGGTGCTGATGGTGAAGCCGCAGTTCGAGGTCGGCAAGGAACGCCTCGGCAAGGGCGGTGTCGTCCGCGACCCCGAGCTGCGCGCCGGCTCCGTCCGTGGAGTCGCGGCGAAGGCGGCCGAGCTGGGCTGGGGCGTGCAAGGTGTCGCGGCCAGCCCGCTGCCCGGTCCGTCCGGAAATGTCGAGTACTTCCTGTGGATACGGCGTTCCGCGCCGCCGCTCGATGAGACGATGCTCCTGGAAGCCGTTCAGAACGGTCCGCAGTGA
- a CDS encoding DUF1989 domain-containing protein produces MHITVPARSGRAVELKRGTSLRITDVAGQQVGDLFAFAADEYLSASHTRTATSRLFPAIGEAFVTNRRRPILTLTTDTSPGDHDLLIAACDPARYAALGVPDHPSCAENLTRALAGLGYTTPVVPQPVNVFMRVPVTPGGDLKWLPAATSAGDSITFRAELDCVVVLSACPQDLTVINGSGPTDLALDVLEDLR; encoded by the coding sequence ATGCACATCACCGTGCCGGCACGATCCGGCCGAGCCGTCGAGCTCAAACGCGGTACGTCGCTCCGGATCACCGACGTCGCCGGGCAACAGGTCGGCGACCTGTTCGCCTTCGCCGCCGACGAGTACCTGAGCGCGTCCCACACCCGGACGGCGACCAGCAGGCTGTTCCCCGCGATCGGCGAGGCGTTCGTGACGAACCGCCGCCGCCCGATCCTCACCCTGACCACCGACACGTCGCCCGGCGACCACGACCTGCTGATCGCCGCCTGCGACCCGGCCCGGTACGCCGCGCTCGGCGTACCGGATCATCCGTCCTGCGCGGAGAACCTGACCCGGGCGCTGGCGGGGCTGGGCTACACGACACCCGTCGTACCGCAGCCGGTGAACGTGTTCATGCGCGTCCCCGTCACGCCCGGCGGCGACCTGAAGTGGTTGCCCGCAGCAACATCAGCCGGTGACTCGATCACTTTTCGGGCCGAGCTCGACTGTGTCGTCGTGCTGTCGGCCTGCCCGCAGGACCTGACCGTGATCAACGGATCAGGCCCGACCGATCTCGCGCTCGACGTCCTGGAGGACCTTCGATGA
- a CDS encoding NAD kinase, with protein MVEPVVIEPRRVLLVTHTGRDQAVEVARQTHRLLTAAGIVVRLVGAEAAELDLHPVEIADDTDQAAQGVELIIVLGGDGSILRGAELARPHGTPVLGVNLGHVGFLAEAEVEDLDRIVEVVVDRSYTVEERMTLAVDVYVGDDLIFDTWALNEASVEKAAREKMLEVLVEVDGRPLSRWGCDGVVLATPTGSTAYAFSAGGPIVWPDVEAILLVPLSAHALFSRPIVVAPNSQLMVELVAAWHGRGVLWCDGRRMVEVPPGARIQVRRGKTPVRLARAHEAPFTDRLVAKFDLPVLGWRGAAEHRRKRSAQEET; from the coding sequence GTGGTTGAGCCGGTCGTCATCGAGCCGCGGCGCGTCCTGCTGGTCACGCACACCGGCCGCGACCAGGCCGTCGAGGTCGCCCGGCAGACGCACCGGCTGCTGACCGCGGCCGGCATCGTCGTCCGGCTGGTCGGCGCGGAGGCCGCGGAGCTCGACCTGCACCCGGTCGAGATCGCCGACGACACCGACCAGGCGGCCCAGGGCGTCGAGCTGATTATCGTGCTCGGCGGCGACGGCTCGATCCTGCGCGGCGCCGAGCTGGCCCGCCCGCACGGTACGCCGGTGCTCGGCGTCAACCTGGGTCACGTCGGCTTCCTGGCCGAGGCCGAGGTGGAGGACCTGGACCGGATCGTCGAGGTCGTGGTCGACCGCAGCTACACGGTCGAGGAGCGGATGACGCTCGCCGTCGACGTGTACGTCGGTGACGACCTGATCTTCGACACCTGGGCGCTGAACGAGGCGAGCGTCGAGAAGGCCGCCCGCGAGAAGATGCTCGAGGTGCTGGTCGAGGTCGACGGCCGCCCGTTGTCCCGCTGGGGCTGCGACGGCGTCGTGCTGGCCACTCCGACCGGCAGTACGGCGTACGCGTTCTCCGCCGGTGGGCCGATCGTCTGGCCGGACGTCGAGGCGATCCTGCTGGTCCCGCTGAGCGCGCACGCGCTGTTCTCCCGCCCGATCGTCGTCGCGCCGAACTCGCAGCTGATGGTCGAGCTGGTCGCGGCCTGGCACGGTCGCGGGGTGCTGTGGTGCGACGGCCGGCGGATGGTCGAGGTGCCGCCGGGTGCCCGGATCCAGGTCCGTCGCGGCAAGACCCCGGTCCGGCTGGCCCGGGCGCACGAGGCGCCGTTCACCGACCGGCTGGTCGCCAAGTTCGACCTCCCGGTGCTGGGCTGGCGCGGCGCCGCCGAACACCGCCGCAAAAGAAGTGCACAAGAGGAGACCTGA
- the steA gene encoding putative cytokinetic ring protein SteA: protein MKLPSLRRARPTELPGIAGVVRLDRRTKNLTKRLKPGEIAVIDHVDLDRVSAEALVDCQVAAVVNVADSISGRYPNLGPEILVEAGIPLVDGIGREVFSVLHEGERVRLHEGELYRGEEVVAKGVVQDSQTVAQLMDDARAGLSTQLEAFTANTLEYLRRERDLLLDGVGVPAVHTAMDGKHVLIVVRGYDYREDLVALRPYIREYRPVLIGVDGGADALVENGYVPDLIVGDMDSVKDETLKCGAEVVVHAYRDGRAPGSERLERLGVDSIEFPAAGTSEDVAMLLADSKGASLIVAVGTHNSLIEFLDKGRAGMASTFITRLRVGAKLVDAKGVGRLYRSRVSTFQMVALIVSGLFALGVAMVAIGADDILWSILRARWNEIYFHIRELFT from the coding sequence ATGAAACTGCCCAGTCTGCGAAGAGCACGCCCCACTGAGCTGCCCGGGATCGCCGGAGTGGTTCGGCTGGACCGCCGTACCAAGAATCTCACCAAACGGCTGAAGCCGGGTGAGATCGCCGTCATCGACCATGTCGACCTGGACCGGGTCAGCGCCGAGGCGCTGGTCGACTGCCAGGTCGCCGCGGTGGTGAACGTCGCCGACTCGATCAGCGGCCGCTACCCGAACCTGGGCCCGGAGATCCTCGTCGAGGCGGGTATCCCGCTGGTCGACGGGATCGGCCGCGAGGTCTTCTCGGTGCTGCACGAGGGCGAACGGGTCCGCCTGCACGAGGGCGAGCTGTACCGCGGCGAGGAAGTGGTCGCCAAGGGCGTCGTCCAGGACAGCCAGACCGTCGCGCAGCTGATGGACGACGCGCGCGCGGGCCTGTCGACCCAGCTCGAGGCGTTCACCGCGAACACGCTGGAGTACCTGCGGCGCGAGCGGGACCTGCTGCTCGACGGCGTCGGCGTACCGGCCGTGCACACCGCAATGGACGGCAAGCACGTGCTGATCGTCGTCCGGGGGTACGACTACCGCGAGGACCTGGTCGCGCTGCGGCCCTACATCCGCGAGTACCGCCCGGTCCTGATCGGGGTCGACGGCGGCGCCGACGCCCTGGTCGAGAACGGCTACGTCCCCGACCTGATCGTCGGTGACATGGACTCGGTCAAGGACGAGACGCTGAAGTGCGGGGCCGAAGTGGTCGTGCACGCCTACCGGGACGGCCGCGCGCCGGGCTCGGAGCGGCTGGAGCGGCTCGGGGTGGACTCGATCGAGTTCCCCGCGGCCGGGACCAGCGAGGACGTCGCGATGCTGCTGGCCGACTCCAAGGGCGCGTCGCTGATCGTCGCGGTCGGGACCCACAACTCACTGATCGAGTTCCTGGACAAGGGACGCGCCGGGATGGCCAGCACGTTCATCACCCGGTTGCGGGTCGGTGCCAAGCTGGTGGACGCCAAGGGTGTCGGCCGGCTCTACCGCAGTCGCGTCTCCACCTTCCAGATGGTCGCGCTGATCGTGTCGGGGCTGTTCGCGCTCGGGGTGGCGATGGTCGCCATCGGGGCCGACGACATCCTGTGGTCGATCCTGCGGGCGCGCTGGAACGAAATCTACTTCCACATCCGGGAGCTGTTCACGTGA
- a CDS encoding DUF1015 domain-containing protein — translation MPDAALRLDPLRAWRFVAGKVSALGAVTSPPYDVLEPALVRRLTDSDLHNMVRLILPRDPDLGSSRYDEPARRLIDWQRAGVVIQDSRPALYVYEQQFRGAVLCGLVGALVLDPERRVVLPHEDVMPQWVDDRFELMTATDADLEPILLAYGGGGAASDAVDAARSGPPWLVADTENGAHHRIWRIDDPEQLAMIAAELARHEALIADGHHRYAAYLERARREPDRPGSAVGLAMLVDNDRHPLTLDPIHRLVPGLSLDTVARRTPDSWEVLPGRVDGVPDRVAVSDGTSWVTLRSTAHRIEPTVSLLHKELLPAWGAPVDDVTFHHALADALALAGPSQAAVELVAPRLDQVLQSAVRGIVLPQKATSFGPKPRVGLLFRTLD, via the coding sequence ATGCCTGATGCCGCCTTGCGCCTCGATCCGTTGCGGGCCTGGCGGTTCGTCGCGGGCAAGGTGAGTGCGCTGGGAGCGGTCACGTCGCCGCCGTACGACGTGCTGGAACCGGCGCTGGTCCGGCGGCTGACTGACTCTGATCTGCACAACATGGTGAGGCTCATCCTTCCACGCGACCCCGACCTCGGTTCCAGCCGGTACGACGAGCCGGCCCGCCGCCTGATCGACTGGCAGCGCGCCGGGGTCGTCATCCAGGACAGCAGGCCCGCCCTCTACGTCTACGAGCAGCAGTTCCGGGGTGCCGTGCTCTGCGGACTGGTCGGCGCGCTCGTCCTCGATCCGGAGCGCCGGGTGGTGCTCCCGCACGAGGACGTGATGCCGCAGTGGGTCGACGACCGGTTCGAGCTGATGACCGCGACCGACGCGGACCTGGAGCCGATCCTGCTCGCGTACGGCGGTGGTGGCGCGGCCAGCGACGCCGTCGACGCGGCCCGCTCGGGCCCTCCGTGGCTGGTGGCCGACACCGAGAACGGCGCGCACCACCGGATCTGGCGGATCGACGACCCCGAGCAGCTCGCGATGATCGCCGCCGAGCTGGCCCGGCACGAGGCACTGATCGCCGACGGCCACCACCGGTACGCGGCGTACCTGGAGCGGGCCCGCCGCGAGCCGGACCGCCCGGGCTCCGCAGTAGGTCTGGCCATGCTCGTCGACAACGACAGGCACCCGCTGACCCTCGACCCGATCCACCGGCTCGTGCCAGGCCTGTCGCTGGACACAGTGGCCCGCCGTACGCCGGACAGCTGGGAGGTGCTCCCCGGACGGGTCGACGGCGTACCGGACCGGGTGGCTGTCTCCGACGGGACCTCCTGGGTCACGCTGCGTTCTACTGCCCACCGGATCGAGCCGACGGTGTCCCTGCTGCACAAGGAGCTGCTGCCTGCGTGGGGCGCACCGGTGGACGACGTGACCTTCCACCACGCTTTGGCTGATGCACTGGCACTAGCTGGGCCTTCGCAGGCCGCGGTAGAACTCGTAGCTCCCCGGCTGGACCAGGTGCTGCAGTCCGCCGTCCGCGGGATCGTGCTGCCGCAGAAGGCCACATCCTTCGGCCCGAAGCCGCGGGTCGGACTGCTGTTCCGCACTCTCGACTAG
- a CDS encoding phasin family protein: MVMDALRGYVQLANGLTEVTRQRAQQAARALLQQTGADALTSGLTTKVTDLADEIVATSKSNRQLLQAIVANEVEGAVSRLGFVRQEEVGVLSRRVDKLEKELVETRAAAAAASTTAAAAARPAAAGDPLAPAKSSKAPAVKKAPAKKAAAKKTVAKKTVAKKTVAKKTVAKKTAKKASAKKA, encoded by the coding sequence ATGGTGATGGACGCACTGCGCGGTTACGTACAGCTGGCGAACGGGCTGACCGAGGTGACGCGGCAGCGGGCCCAGCAGGCGGCGAGAGCGCTGCTGCAGCAGACGGGGGCCGACGCGCTGACGTCCGGGCTGACCACCAAGGTCACCGACCTGGCCGACGAGATCGTTGCCACCAGCAAGAGCAACCGGCAGCTGCTGCAGGCGATCGTGGCGAACGAGGTCGAGGGCGCGGTGTCGCGGCTCGGGTTCGTGCGTCAGGAGGAGGTCGGCGTACTGAGCCGGCGGGTGGACAAGCTCGAGAAGGAACTGGTCGAGACGCGCGCGGCGGCTGCCGCTGCTTCGACGACCGCCGCCGCTGCCGCGCGGCCGGCTGCTGCTGGCGACCCGCTCGCGCCTGCGAAGTCGAGCAAGGCACCGGCGGTGAAGAAGGCGCCGGCCAAGAAGGCTGCCGCGAAGAAGACGGTCGCGAAGAAGACGGTCGCGAAGAAGACGGTCGCGAAGAAGACGGTCGCGAAGAAGACGGCCAAGAAGGCTTCGGCGAAGAAGGCGTGA